A genomic window from Methylorubrum extorquens includes:
- a CDS encoding phosphoenolpyruvate carboxylase, which yields MTKMLHARPSAATDTTFAPPVITGTATEDALEILFHALLDVARRHDPELEDVLHGRADISSFTPEMLARALQVQGIWFQLVSIAEQNAAMRRRRHVERDQGREALNGSFAKVLAEASARGIGPQQIHALLKDLRIRPTITAHPTEGKRVTVLEKLRRIYLVLRELELPRWTERERNGLMNELRDQIELIWMTGELHLEKATVEREVAWGLHFFDETLFEMLPEVLLSLEESLAQYYPDETFEVPPFFQFGSWIGGDRDGNPYVTASVTRETLQRNALASLRRYRDGITHLGRVLSITERSLPVPETFGRELAHMLAESGDARAIASRNPGEAYRQFLSCVLRKLEATIARNKGARSVGPDYPSADGLINDLRTLERGLADAKCGALATDIVRPVRRMVEIFRFSTVRLDLRENSTRTTRTLHALWKLRNGDREPPELDSPAWKEWLLTELARPRTPETSFEDFADRLPDDARETLATFALVGEMRDTLDREAFGAFILSMTRSTVDVLGAYLLAKEAGIFLDATGTEICPLPIVPLFETIDDLRAAPAIMKELLGIPVVRRSTRWQGGVQEVMIGYSDSNKDGGFIASNWELYKAQVRLTTLGNHLGVPIAFFHGRGGSVSRGGVPTHRGIAAQPPGSIQGRFRITEQGEVVSFKYANRGTAAYQMELLAASVFEHALLSEGTGNGSGNGSRAEFDDALEALSGASRAAYVNLLQADGLVDYFQAASPLDEISLLNIGSRPARRFGAKSLSDLRAIPWVFAWSQNRHVITGWYGVGSGLKSFIDVRGEAGEALLKRLFRDCRVFRLVLDEVEKTLLMVDLEIARDYAGLVEDESIRARIFGMIEAEYALTREMVLRVSGDSELAQRFPQFSERLRGRLPTINQVSREQVELLRRYRNEADEDKREAVKSALLLSINCIAVGFGATG from the coding sequence ATGACCAAGATGCTGCACGCCCGGCCGTCAGCCGCGACCGACACGACCTTCGCGCCGCCGGTCATCACCGGCACGGCCACCGAGGACGCCCTCGAGATCTTGTTCCACGCCCTGCTCGACGTGGCCCGCCGCCACGATCCCGAGCTGGAGGACGTGCTGCACGGCCGCGCCGACATCTCGTCCTTCACGCCGGAGATGCTGGCCCGCGCGCTCCAGGTGCAGGGCATCTGGTTTCAGCTCGTCTCGATCGCCGAGCAGAACGCGGCCATGCGCCGCCGCCGCCATGTCGAGCGCGACCAGGGTCGCGAGGCGCTGAACGGCTCCTTCGCCAAGGTGCTGGCCGAGGCCTCCGCCCGGGGCATCGGCCCGCAGCAGATCCACGCGCTGCTGAAAGACCTGCGCATCCGCCCGACCATCACGGCGCACCCCACCGAGGGTAAGCGCGTGACGGTGCTGGAGAAGCTGCGCCGCATCTACCTCGTCCTGCGCGAGCTGGAACTGCCGCGCTGGACCGAGCGCGAGCGCAACGGCCTCATGAACGAGCTGCGCGACCAGATCGAGCTGATCTGGATGACGGGCGAGCTGCATCTGGAGAAGGCCACCGTCGAGCGCGAGGTCGCCTGGGGCCTGCACTTCTTCGACGAGACCCTGTTCGAGATGCTGCCCGAGGTGCTGCTCTCGTTGGAGGAGAGCCTCGCGCAGTACTATCCCGACGAGACCTTCGAGGTGCCGCCGTTCTTCCAGTTCGGAAGCTGGATCGGCGGCGACCGCGACGGCAACCCCTACGTGACCGCCAGCGTGACCCGCGAGACGCTTCAGCGCAACGCGCTGGCGAGCTTGCGCCGCTACCGCGACGGCATCACCCATCTCGGCCGGGTGCTGTCGATCACCGAGCGCTCGCTGCCGGTGCCGGAGACCTTCGGCCGCGAACTGGCGCACATGCTGGCCGAGTCCGGCGACGCGCGGGCGATCGCCAGCCGCAATCCCGGCGAGGCCTATCGCCAGTTCCTCTCCTGCGTGCTGCGCAAGCTCGAAGCGACGATCGCCCGCAACAAGGGCGCCCGCTCGGTTGGGCCGGATTATCCGAGCGCCGATGGGCTCATCAACGACCTGCGGACCCTGGAGAGGGGGCTGGCCGACGCCAAGTGCGGCGCGCTCGCCACCGACATCGTGCGGCCCGTGCGGCGGATGGTCGAGATCTTCCGCTTCTCCACCGTGAGGCTCGACCTGCGCGAGAACTCGACCCGCACCACCCGGACGCTGCACGCGCTGTGGAAGCTGCGCAACGGCGACCGCGAGCCGCCGGAGCTGGACTCGCCGGCCTGGAAGGAATGGCTGCTCACCGAGCTCGCCCGCCCGCGCACGCCCGAAACCTCGTTCGAGGATTTCGCCGACCGTCTGCCCGACGATGCGCGCGAGACGCTTGCCACCTTCGCCCTGGTCGGCGAGATGCGCGACACCCTCGACCGCGAAGCCTTCGGCGCCTTCATCCTGTCGATGACGCGCTCCACCGTCGACGTGCTCGGTGCCTACCTGCTCGCCAAGGAGGCCGGCATCTTCCTCGACGCGACGGGGACCGAGATCTGCCCGCTGCCGATCGTGCCCCTGTTCGAGACCATCGACGACCTGCGCGCCGCCCCGGCCATCATGAAGGAGCTGCTCGGCATCCCCGTGGTGCGCCGCTCCACCCGCTGGCAGGGCGGGGTGCAGGAAGTGATGATCGGCTACTCCGATTCCAACAAGGACGGCGGCTTCATCGCCTCGAACTGGGAACTCTACAAGGCGCAGGTGCGGCTGACGACGCTCGGCAACCATCTCGGCGTGCCGATCGCCTTCTTCCACGGCCGCGGCGGTTCGGTGAGCCGCGGCGGCGTGCCGACCCATCGCGGCATCGCCGCCCAGCCTCCGGGCTCGATCCAGGGCCGCTTCCGCATCACCGAGCAGGGCGAGGTCGTCTCGTTCAAGTACGCCAACCGCGGCACGGCGGCCTACCAGATGGAGCTGCTGGCGGCTTCGGTGTTCGAGCACGCCCTGCTTTCGGAGGGCACCGGTAATGGCTCGGGCAACGGCTCGCGCGCCGAATTCGACGATGCGCTCGAAGCGCTCTCGGGCGCCTCGCGCGCGGCCTATGTCAACCTGCTCCAGGCCGATGGGTTGGTGGACTACTTCCAGGCGGCAAGCCCGCTCGACGAGATCTCGCTGCTCAACATCGGCTCGCGCCCGGCCCGGCGCTTCGGCGCCAAGTCGCTCTCGGACCTGCGCGCGATCCCCTGGGTGTTCGCGTGGTCGCAGAACCGGCACGTCATCACCGGCTGGTACGGCGTCGGATCGGGGCTGAAGAGCTTCATCGACGTCCGCGGCGAGGCGGGCGAAGCCCTGCTCAAGCGCCTGTTCCGGGATTGCCGGGTGTTCCGCCTCGTCCTCGACGAGGTCGAGAAGACCCTGCTGATGGTCGATCTCGAGATCGCCCGCGACTATGCCGGCCTCGTCGAGGACGAGAGCATCCGCGCGCGCATCTTCGGGATGATCGAGGCGGAATATGCGCTGACACGGGAAATGGTCCTGCGGGTGTCCGGCGACAGCGAACTCGCCCAGCGCTTCCCGCAATTCAGTGAGCGCCTGCGCGGGCGGCTGCCGACCATCAATCAGGTCAGCCGCGAACAGGTCGAGCTGCTGCGCCGCTACCGCAACGAGGCCGACGAGGACAAGCGCGAGGCGGTGAAGTCCGCGCTGTTGCTGTCGATCAACTGCATCGCAGTCGGCTTCGGCGCGACTGGATAA
- the sucD gene encoding succinate--CoA ligase subunit alpha, which produces MSILIDEKTPIIVQGITGDKGTFHAKEMIAYGSNVVGGVTPGKGGKTHCGVPVFNTVKEAVEATGATTSITFVAPPFAADAIMEAADAGLKLVCSITDGIPAQDMMRVKRYLRRYPKEKRTMVVGPNCAGIISPGKSMLGIMPGHIYLPGKVGVISRSGTLGYEAAAQMKELGIGISTSVGIGGDPINGSSFLDHLALFEQDSETEAVLMIGEIGGPQEAEASAWIKENFSKPVIGFVAGLTAPKGRRMGHAGAIISATGDSAAEKAEIMRSYGLTVAPDPGSFGSTVADVLARAA; this is translated from the coding sequence ATGAGCATTCTCATCGACGAGAAGACCCCGATCATCGTCCAGGGTATCACGGGCGACAAGGGTACCTTCCACGCCAAGGAAATGATCGCCTACGGCTCCAACGTCGTCGGCGGCGTCACGCCGGGCAAGGGCGGCAAGACCCATTGCGGCGTGCCGGTGTTCAACACCGTCAAGGAGGCCGTGGAGGCGACCGGCGCCACCACTTCGATCACCTTCGTGGCGCCCCCCTTCGCGGCGGACGCGATCATGGAGGCGGCCGATGCCGGGCTCAAGCTCGTCTGCTCGATCACCGACGGCATCCCCGCTCAGGACATGATGCGGGTGAAACGCTACCTCCGGCGCTATCCCAAGGAGAAGCGCACGATGGTGGTGGGCCCGAACTGCGCGGGCATCATTTCGCCCGGCAAGTCGATGCTCGGCATCATGCCCGGCCACATCTACCTGCCCGGCAAGGTCGGCGTCATCTCCCGCTCCGGCACGCTGGGCTACGAGGCCGCCGCGCAGATGAAGGAACTCGGTATCGGCATCTCGACCTCCGTCGGCATCGGCGGCGATCCGATCAACGGCTCCTCCTTCCTCGACCATCTCGCGCTGTTCGAGCAGGATTCCGAGACGGAAGCGGTGCTGATGATCGGCGAGATCGGCGGTCCGCAGGAGGCCGAGGCCTCGGCCTGGATCAAGGAGAACTTCTCCAAGCCCGTGATCGGCTTCGTGGCCGGGCTGACGGCTCCGAAGGGCCGCCGCATGGGGCATGCCGGCGCGATCATCTCGGCCACCGGCGACAGCGCTGCGGAGAAGGCCGAGATCATGCGCTCCTATGGCCTGACCGTGGCGCCCGATCCGGGCTCCTTCGGCAGCACCGTGGCCGACGTGCTTGCCCGCGCGGCCTGA
- a CDS encoding malate--CoA ligase subunit beta — protein MDVHEYQAKELLASFGVAVPKGAVAFSPDQAVYAATELGGSFWAVKAQIHAGARGKAGGIKLCRTYNEVRDAARDLLGKRLVTLQTGPEGKPVQRVYIETADPFERELYLGYVLDRKAERVRVIASQRGGMDIEEIAAKEPEALIQVVVEPAVGLQQFQAREIAFQLGLNIKQVSAAVKTIMNAYRAFRDCDGTMLEINPLVVTKDDRVLALDAKMSFDDNALFRRRNIADMHDPSQGDPREAQAAEHNLSYIGLEGEIGCIVNGAGLAMATMDMIKHAGGEPANFLDVGGGASPDRVATAFRLVLSDRNVKAILVNIFAGINRCDWVAEGVVKAAREVKIDVPLVVRLAGTNVDEGKKILAESGLDLITADTLTEAARKAVEACHGAKH, from the coding sequence ATGGACGTTCACGAGTACCAAGCCAAGGAGCTGCTCGCGAGCTTCGGGGTCGCCGTCCCGAAGGGCGCCGTGGCCTTCAGCCCGGATCAGGCGGTCTATGCGGCGACCGAGCTCGGCGGCTCGTTCTGGGCGGTGAAGGCCCAGATTCATGCCGGCGCCCGCGGCAAGGCGGGCGGGATCAAGCTCTGCCGCACCTACAACGAAGTGCGCGATGCCGCCCGCGACCTGCTGGGCAAGCGCCTCGTCACGCTCCAGACCGGCCCCGAGGGCAAGCCGGTGCAGCGCGTCTACATCGAGACCGCCGATCCGTTCGAGCGCGAACTCTATCTCGGCTACGTGCTGGACCGGAAGGCCGAGCGCGTCCGCGTCATCGCCTCTCAGCGCGGCGGCATGGACATCGAGGAGATCGCCGCCAAGGAGCCCGAGGCGCTGATCCAGGTCGTGGTCGAACCGGCGGTGGGCCTGCAGCAGTTCCAGGCCCGCGAGATCGCGTTCCAGCTCGGCCTCAACATCAAGCAGGTCTCGGCCGCGGTGAAGACCATCATGAACGCCTACCGGGCGTTCCGCGACTGCGACGGCACCATGCTGGAGATCAACCCGCTCGTCGTCACCAAGGACGACCGGGTTCTGGCGCTCGATGCCAAGATGTCCTTCGACGACAACGCCCTGTTCCGCCGCCGCAACATCGCGGACATGCACGATCCGTCCCAGGGCGATCCCCGCGAGGCCCAGGCCGCCGAGCACAATCTCAGCTATATCGGCCTTGAGGGCGAGATCGGCTGCATCGTCAACGGCGCGGGTCTGGCCATGGCGACCATGGACATGATCAAGCACGCGGGCGGTGAGCCGGCGAACTTCCTCGATGTCGGCGGCGGTGCTTCGCCCGACCGTGTCGCCACGGCCTTCCGCCTCGTCCTGTCGGACCGCAACGTGAAGGCGATCCTCGTCAACATCTTCGCCGGCATCAACCGCTGCGACTGGGTCGCGGAGGGTGTGGTGAAGGCCGCGCGCGAGGTGAAGATCGACGTGCCGCTGGTGGTGCGGCTCGCCGGCACGAACGTCGATGAGGGCAAGAAGATCCTCGCCGAGAGCGGGCTCGACCTCATCACCGCCGACACCCTTACGGAAGCCGCGCGCAAGGCTGTCGAAGCCTGCCACGGCGCCAAGCACTGA
- the fchA gene encoding methenyltetrahydrofolate cyclohydrolase: MAANETIETFLDGLASSAPTPGGGGAAAISGAMGAALVSMVCNLTIGKKKYVEVEADLKQVLEKSEGLRRTLTGMIADDVEAFDAVMGAYGLPKNTDEEKAARAAKIQEALRTATDVPLACCRVCREVIDLAEIVAEKGNLNVISDAGVAVLSAYAGLRSAALNVYVNAKGLDDRAFAEERLKELEGLLAEAGALNERIYETVKAKVN, translated from the coding sequence ATGGCCGCGAACGAGACGATCGAAACATTCCTCGACGGGCTCGCCAGCTCGGCTCCCACCCCCGGCGGCGGCGGGGCCGCCGCGATCTCCGGCGCCATGGGCGCGGCGCTGGTCTCGATGGTGTGCAACCTCACCATCGGCAAGAAGAAATACGTCGAGGTCGAGGCCGACCTGAAGCAGGTGCTGGAGAAGTCGGAAGGCTTGCGCCGCACGCTCACCGGCATGATCGCCGACGATGTGGAAGCCTTCGATGCGGTGATGGGCGCCTACGGGCTGCCGAAGAACACCGACGAGGAGAAGGCCGCCCGCGCCGCGAAGATCCAGGAGGCGCTCAGGACGGCGACCGACGTGCCGCTCGCCTGCTGCCGCGTCTGCCGCGAGGTGATCGATCTGGCCGAGATCGTCGCCGAAAAGGGCAATCTCAACGTCATCTCCGATGCCGGCGTCGCCGTGCTCTCGGCCTATGCCGGCCTGCGCTCGGCCGCGCTCAACGTCTACGTCAACGCCAAGGGCCTCGACGACCGCGCCTTTGCCGAGGAGCGACTGAAGGAGCTGGAAGGCCTGCTAGCCGAGGCGGGCGCGCTCAACGAGCGGATCTACGAGACTGTGAAGGCCAAGGTGAACTGA
- a CDS encoding NADP-dependent methylenetetrahydromethanopterin/methylenetetrahydrofolate dehydrogenase yields MSKKLLFQFDTDAAPSVFDVVVGYDGGADHIAGYGNVTPENVGAYVDGTIYTRGGKEKQSTAIFVGGGDMAAGERVFEAVKKRFFGPFRVSCMLDSNGSNTTAAAGVALVVKAAGGSVKGKKAVVLAGTGPVGMRSAALLAGEGAEVVLCGRKLDKAQAAADSVNKRFKVNVTAAETPDDASRSEAVKGAHLVFAAGAIGLELLPQATWQNEASIEIVADYNAQPPLGIGGIDATDKGKEYGGKRAFGALGIGGLKLKLHRACIAKLFESSEGVFDAEEIYKLAKEMA; encoded by the coding sequence ATGTCCAAGAAGCTGCTCTTCCAGTTCGACACCGATGCCGCCCCGAGCGTGTTCGACGTCGTCGTCGGCTACGACGGCGGTGCCGACCACATCGCCGGCTACGGCAACGTCACGCCCGAGAATGTCGGCGCCTATGTCGACGGCACGATCTACACCCGCGGCGGTAAAGAGAAGCAGTCGACGGCGATCTTCGTCGGCGGCGGCGACATGGCCGCTGGCGAGCGGGTGTTCGAGGCGGTGAAGAAGCGCTTCTTCGGACCGTTCCGCGTCTCCTGCATGCTGGACTCGAACGGCTCCAACACGACCGCCGCGGCGGGCGTGGCGCTCGTCGTCAAGGCGGCGGGTGGCTCGGTGAAGGGCAAGAAAGCCGTGGTGCTCGCGGGCACCGGCCCGGTCGGCATGCGCTCCGCGGCGCTGCTGGCCGGCGAGGGCGCCGAGGTCGTGCTGTGCGGGCGCAAGCTCGACAAGGCGCAGGCCGCGGCCGATTCCGTGAACAAGCGCTTCAAGGTGAACGTCACCGCGGCCGAGACGCCGGACGACGCCTCGCGCTCGGAAGCGGTGAAAGGCGCCCATCTCGTCTTCGCCGCCGGCGCGATCGGCCTCGAATTGCTGCCGCAGGCGACTTGGCAGAACGAAGCCTCGATCGAGATCGTGGCCGACTACAACGCCCAGCCGCCGCTCGGCATCGGTGGCATCGACGCGACCGACAAGGGCAAGGAGTACGGCGGGAAGCGCGCCTTCGGTGCGCTCGGCATCGGCGGCCTGAAGCTCAAGCTGCACCGCGCCTGCATCGCCAAGCTGTTCGAGTCGAGCGAGGGCGTCTTCGACGCCGAGGAGATCTACAAGCTCGCCAAGGAAATGGCCTGA
- a CDS encoding D-2-hydroxyacid dehydrogenase, translating into MTKKVVFLDRESLDATVREFNFPHEYKEYESTWTPEEIVERLQGAEIALINKVPMRADTLKQLPDLKLIAVAATGTDVVDKAAAKAQGITVVNIRNYAFNTVPEHVVGLMFALRRAIVPYANSVRRGDWNKSKQFCYFDYPIYDIAGSTLGIIGYGALGKSIAKRAEALGMKVLAFDVFPQDGLVDLDTILTQSDVITLHVPLTPDTKNMIGAEQLKKMKKSAILINTARGGLVDEAALLQALKDGTIGGAGFDVVAQEPPKDGNILCDADLPNLIVTPHVAWASKEAMQILADQLVDNVEAYVAGKPQNVVEA; encoded by the coding sequence ATGACAAAGAAAGTCGTCTTCCTCGATCGCGAGTCGCTCGACGCGACCGTGCGCGAATTCAACTTCCCGCACGAGTACAAGGAATACGAGTCGACCTGGACGCCGGAGGAGATCGTCGAGCGCCTTCAGGGCGCCGAGATCGCGCTCATCAACAAGGTGCCGATGCGCGCCGACACGCTGAAGCAGCTTCCCGACCTGAAGCTGATCGCGGTGGCCGCCACGGGCACGGACGTCGTCGACAAGGCTGCTGCCAAGGCGCAGGGCATCACCGTCGTCAACATCCGCAACTACGCCTTCAACACCGTGCCCGAGCACGTGGTCGGGCTGATGTTCGCCCTGCGCCGGGCGATCGTCCCCTACGCGAATTCCGTGCGCCGGGGGGATTGGAACAAGTCGAAGCAGTTCTGCTACTTCGATTACCCGATCTACGACATCGCCGGCTCGACGCTCGGCATCATCGGCTACGGCGCGCTCGGCAAGTCGATCGCCAAGCGGGCGGAAGCCCTCGGCATGAAGGTGCTGGCCTTCGACGTGTTCCCCCAGGATGGGCTCGTGGATCTCGATACGATCCTGACCCAGTCCGACGTCATCACGCTGCACGTGCCGCTGACCCCCGACACCAAGAACATGATCGGGGCCGAGCAGCTCAAGAAGATGAAGAAGTCCGCGATCCTCATCAACACCGCCCGCGGCGGGCTGGTGGACGAGGCGGCCCTGCTCCAGGCGCTCAAGGACGGCACCATCGGCGGCGCCGGCTTCGACGTGGTGGCCCAGGAGCCGCCGAAGGACGGCAACATCCTGTGCGACGCCGACCTGCCGAACCTGATCGTCACGCCCCACGTGGCCTGGGCGAGCAAGGAGGCGATGCAGATCCTCGCCGACCAGCTCGTGGACAACGTCGAGGCCTACGTCGCGGGCAAGCCGCAGAACGTCGTAGAGGCGTGA
- a CDS encoding aminotransferase class V-fold PLP-dependent enzyme, protein MAATRRPGRNHLFVPGPTNIPDRVMRAMSVQSEDHRSVDFPSLTKPLFEDTKKVFGSTEGTIFLFPASGTGIWESALSNTLARGDKVLAARFGQFSHLWIDMAQRLGLDVIVQEEEWGTGAKPEKIEEALRADKNHEIKAVMVVHNETATGVTSNIGAVRKAIDAAGHPALLFVDGVSSIGSLPFKADEWKVDCAIAGSQKGLMLPAGLGVLCVSQKALKAAEGQSGRNDRLARVYFDWEDQKKQNPTGYFPYTPPLPLLYGLREALACLFEEGLENVYHRHAVLGEATRQAVAAWGLKTCAKSPEWNSDTVTAILAPEGVDAAKIIKHAYVRYNLALGAGLSQVAGKVFRIGHVGDLNELSLLGAIAGAEMSLIDNGVNVTPGSGVAAASSYLRENPLAKA, encoded by the coding sequence ATGGCGGCAACGAGACGTCCGGGACGCAACCACCTGTTCGTTCCCGGCCCGACCAACATCCCGGACCGGGTGATGCGCGCCATGTCGGTGCAGTCCGAGGATCACCGCTCGGTCGATTTCCCGTCGCTGACGAAGCCGCTGTTCGAGGACACCAAGAAGGTGTTCGGCTCGACCGAAGGCACGATCTTCCTGTTCCCGGCCTCCGGCACGGGCATCTGGGAATCGGCGCTGAGCAACACGCTCGCCCGCGGCGACAAGGTGCTGGCCGCCCGCTTCGGTCAGTTCAGCCACCTCTGGATCGACATGGCCCAGCGCCTCGGCCTGGACGTGATCGTCCAGGAAGAGGAGTGGGGCACCGGCGCCAAGCCCGAGAAGATCGAGGAGGCCCTGCGCGCCGACAAGAACCATGAGATCAAGGCCGTCATGGTGGTCCATAACGAGACCGCGACCGGCGTGACCTCCAACATCGGCGCCGTGCGCAAGGCGATCGACGCCGCCGGCCACCCGGCCCTGCTGTTCGTGGACGGCGTGTCGTCCATCGGCTCGCTGCCCTTCAAGGCCGACGAGTGGAAGGTCGATTGCGCCATCGCCGGCTCCCAGAAGGGCCTGATGCTACCCGCCGGCCTCGGCGTGCTCTGCGTCAGCCAGAAGGCGCTCAAGGCTGCCGAGGGCCAGTCCGGCCGCAACGACCGGCTCGCCCGCGTCTACTTCGACTGGGAAGACCAGAAGAAGCAGAACCCGACCGGCTACTTCCCCTACACCCCGCCGCTGCCGCTCCTCTACGGCCTGCGCGAGGCGCTCGCCTGCCTGTTCGAGGAAGGCCTGGAGAACGTCTACCACCGCCACGCCGTGCTCGGTGAGGCGACCCGCCAAGCCGTCGCGGCCTGGGGCTTGAAGACCTGCGCCAAGTCGCCGGAGTGGAACTCCGACACCGTCACTGCCATCCTGGCGCCCGAAGGTGTGGATGCGGCCAAGATCATCAAGCACGCCTATGTGCGCTACAACCTCGCCCTCGGCGCCGGCCTGTCCCAGGTCGCGGGCAAGGTGTTCCGCATCGGCCACGTCGGTGACCTGAACGAACTCTCGCTGCTCGGCGCGATCGCCGGTGCCGAGATGTCGCTCATCGACAACGGCGTGAACGTGACCCCCGGTTCGGGTGTCGCCGCCGCCTCCAGCTACCTGCGCGAGAACCCCCTCGCCAAGGCCTGA
- a CDS encoding UDP-2,3-diacylglucosamine diphosphatase has translation MSQDPESTIRVRTLFLSDLHLGTKGCQAALLLDFLRDVDADTIYLVGDIVDGWQLRSGWYWPQAHNDVVQKLLRKVRKGAHVVYVPGNHDEFLRDYIGMTFGGIEIADSRVHVAADGKRYLVIHGDQFDMVVRHSKWLAHLGDWAYTSALAVNTVVNRVRRRLGLAYWSLSAWAKLKVKNAVNFIGQFETFLATEARRQGADGVICGHIHHAAHREVEGLTYLNTGDWVESCTGIVEHYDGRMEVLHYPTLLRERRAAESFEPEIRRAVA, from the coding sequence GTGTCCCAAGATCCGGAATCGACCATCCGCGTTCGGACGCTCTTCCTGTCCGATCTGCATCTCGGCACCAAGGGCTGCCAGGCGGCCCTGCTGCTCGACTTCCTGCGCGACGTCGATGCCGACACGATCTACCTCGTCGGCGACATCGTCGACGGTTGGCAGCTCCGCTCGGGCTGGTACTGGCCGCAGGCGCATAACGACGTGGTGCAGAAGCTGCTGCGCAAGGTGCGGAAAGGCGCCCATGTCGTCTACGTGCCGGGCAACCACGACGAGTTCCTGCGCGACTATATCGGCATGACCTTCGGCGGCATCGAGATCGCCGACAGCCGGGTCCACGTCGCGGCCGACGGCAAGCGCTACCTCGTCATCCACGGCGACCAGTTCGACATGGTGGTGCGCCACTCCAAGTGGCTCGCGCATCTGGGCGACTGGGCCTACACCTCGGCGCTCGCGGTCAACACCGTGGTCAACCGGGTGCGGCGTCGCCTCGGCCTCGCCTACTGGTCGCTCTCGGCCTGGGCGAAGCTCAAGGTGAAGAACGCAGTCAACTTCATCGGCCAGTTCGAGACCTTCCTCGCCACGGAAGCCCGGCGCCAGGGCGCGGACGGGGTGATCTGCGGCCACATCCACCACGCGGCCCACCGCGAGGTCGAGGGGCTGACCTACCTCAACACCGGCGATTGGGTGGAATCCTGCACCGGCATCGTCGAGCATTACGACGGCCGCATGGAGGTGCTGCACTACCCGACCCTGCTGCGCGAGCGCCGTGCGGCGGAGAGCTTCGAGCCCGAAATCCGACGCGCCGTCGCCTGA
- a CDS encoding glycosyltransferase family 4 protein, translated as MRLLLATDAWHPQVNGVVRSVERMAEAAAGLGVEALMLTPADFPSLPMPGYREIRLSLVTRGRVLSRWKRLAPTHVHIATEGPIGHAVRAACLSRGQAFTTSYHTRFPEYLAARAPVPEAWSYAWLRRFHAAASGTMVSTPSLERELAGRGFTHLMRWTRGVDTDLFRPRDEETEAGPLRDLPRPIFLSVGRLAVEKNLAAFLSLDLPGSKVVVGDGPDRARLEALAPDSHFLGALTGEALARVYASADAFVFPSLTDTFGIVLLEALASGLPVAAYPVTGPLDVIGGTGAGALDADLRTAALAALAIPRERCRAEAMRYTWAESARQFYDNIATAHAPGSARRSARHPSGAPLPRPG; from the coding sequence ATGAGGCTGCTGCTCGCCACCGATGCGTGGCACCCGCAGGTCAACGGCGTGGTGCGCTCCGTGGAGCGCATGGCCGAGGCCGCCGCCGGCCTCGGCGTCGAGGCGCTGATGCTGACGCCGGCCGACTTCCCCTCCCTGCCGATGCCGGGCTACCGCGAGATCCGGCTCTCGCTGGTCACCCGCGGCCGGGTGCTGTCGCGCTGGAAGCGGCTCGCGCCGACCCATGTGCACATCGCCACCGAAGGGCCGATCGGCCACGCGGTGCGCGCCGCCTGCCTGTCACGGGGGCAGGCTTTCACCACGAGCTACCACACCCGCTTTCCCGAATACCTCGCCGCCCGCGCCCCCGTGCCGGAGGCCTGGAGCTATGCGTGGCTGCGCCGCTTCCACGCCGCGGCGAGCGGCACCATGGTCAGCACGCCCTCTCTCGAACGGGAACTGGCCGGGCGCGGCTTCACCCACCTGATGCGCTGGACCCGCGGCGTCGATACCGACCTTTTTCGCCCCCGCGATGAAGAGACAGAAGCCGGCCCGTTGCGCGATCTGCCGCGGCCGATCTTCCTCTCGGTCGGCCGGCTCGCGGTCGAGAAGAACCTCGCCGCCTTCCTCAGCCTCGACCTGCCGGGCTCAAAGGTCGTGGTCGGCGACGGGCCGGATCGGGCGCGGCTCGAGGCGCTGGCGCCGGACTCGCATTTCCTCGGTGCGCTCACCGGCGAGGCGCTGGCGCGGGTCTATGCCAGCGCCGACGCCTTCGTGTTTCCGAGCCTGACCGACACCTTCGGCATCGTCCTGCTAGAAGCGCTCGCCTCGGGCCTGCCGGTGGCGGCCTATCCCGTGACCGGGCCCCTTGACGTGATCGGTGGCACCGGCGCGGGCGCCCTCGACGCGGACTTGCGCACGGCAGCGCTCGCCGCGCTCGCGATCCCGCGAGAGCGCTGCCGGGCGGAGGCGATGCGCTACACCTGGGCCGAGAGCGCCCGCCAGTTCTACGACAACATAGCGACCGCCCACGCGCCCGGATCGGCTCGGCGTTCCGCCCGCCATCCGAGCGGCGCCCCGCTGCCGCGCCCCGGCTGA